Proteins from a single region of Bacillota bacterium:
- a CDS encoding ATP-binding protein, with protein MIDELGYLTMDSLGATLSFRLVSARYTRGSIILTSNKRTLAV; from the coding sequence ATCATCGACGAGCTGGGCTACCTTACAATGGACTCGCTGGGGGCAACGCTGTCCTTCCGACTCGTCAGCGCGCGATACACCCGCGGGAGCATCATCCTCACCTCCAACAAGAGAACCCTTGCAGTGTAG
- a CDS encoding AarF/ABC1/UbiB kinase family protein — translation MGILRSYAHLVRYREIARVAARYGFGFLADLVGQAAGFAFPRQRLEPARPGVYRLSRWGRVRCALEELGPTFVKIGQILSTRPDIVPPALAAELEKLQDQATPFSFSKVESVVASELGAVPDEVFSTFDPEPIAAASLGQVHTARLRTGEEVVVKVQRPGVERVVRTDIEILREVASVATRRSRLGRVYDLVEIVDELAATLFQELDYTAEAANADRLARALSTDPRIVIPRLYWEYTTRRVLTMERIHGTRLTELGAAKHAAKPGADTEAAEAAGPPEAARTGPKTAGAPRRAGEPQLDTRAISRALANTILEQILVHGVFHADLHPGNVVALPDARIALLDFGMVGVVPDDLKEQFGGFLLAVAARSPARLVAVLLKLGLAPAGVDTGSLTRDVDALLRRYYGVPVSQLSVAELTKDVLDVCARHHIRVRRDFALVLKALTAVEGTVRYIDPSFNLVEAAEPFAKRLVRERMKPASVLKTLGKAGADYAEFLAHLPTRLDRVLDLAASGQLKVKWELEGARRVFKELTLLVNRLALSVVLASIIVSTALIAQSAPAVLIWRFPLAEASFVLALVFGVWLVVSILRSRRF, via the coding sequence ATGGGAATTCTTCGGAGCTACGCGCATCTGGTTCGCTACCGCGAGATAGCCCGCGTCGCTGCACGCTATGGGTTTGGCTTTCTGGCCGACCTTGTGGGGCAGGCCGCTGGCTTCGCCTTCCCGCGGCAGCGGCTCGAGCCTGCCCGCCCCGGCGTGTACCGACTGTCACGCTGGGGACGTGTGCGCTGCGCGCTGGAAGAGCTCGGTCCAACCTTCGTCAAGATCGGGCAGATCCTAAGCACCCGCCCGGACATTGTGCCGCCCGCCCTCGCCGCAGAGCTTGAGAAGCTCCAGGATCAGGCAACGCCTTTCTCGTTTTCCAAAGTGGAATCGGTTGTAGCCAGCGAGCTGGGAGCAGTCCCTGACGAGGTTTTCTCCACCTTTGATCCGGAGCCTATCGCCGCCGCGTCCCTCGGTCAAGTCCACACGGCCCGCCTGAGAACCGGTGAAGAGGTTGTAGTGAAGGTCCAAAGGCCGGGTGTGGAACGCGTGGTCCGCACCGACATTGAGATCCTCAGGGAAGTGGCGTCCGTGGCTACCCGCCGCTCCCGGCTAGGACGCGTGTATGACCTCGTGGAGATCGTCGATGAGCTGGCAGCCACGCTCTTTCAGGAGCTCGATTACACAGCCGAAGCCGCCAATGCGGACCGCCTCGCCCGCGCCTTGAGCACGGACCCGCGCATCGTCATACCTCGATTATACTGGGAATACACCACGAGGCGCGTCCTCACTATGGAGCGAATTCACGGGACGAGGCTCACGGAATTGGGCGCAGCGAAACATGCGGCGAAGCCCGGTGCCGACACCGAGGCCGCCGAGGCCGCCGGTCCGCCGGAGGCCGCCCGCACGGGACCCAAGACGGCGGGTGCGCCGAGGAGGGCCGGGGAACCGCAACTCGACACGCGTGCCATATCCAGAGCGCTTGCCAATACCATCCTTGAGCAAATCCTGGTCCACGGGGTGTTCCACGCGGACCTGCACCCTGGGAACGTGGTAGCGCTCCCTGACGCGCGAATCGCCCTCCTCGACTTCGGGATGGTGGGAGTTGTCCCGGACGATTTGAAGGAACAGTTCGGCGGCTTTCTCCTCGCCGTCGCGGCCCGCTCACCCGCGCGCCTTGTGGCGGTCCTCCTGAAGCTGGGTCTCGCGCCGGCCGGAGTAGACACAGGGTCGCTCACACGTGACGTGGACGCGCTCTTGCGAAGGTATTACGGTGTGCCCGTCTCCCAGCTCTCAGTCGCCGAGCTCACAAAGGACGTGCTCGATGTATGCGCCAGGCATCACATCAGAGTCCGACGTGACTTCGCTTTAGTCCTGAAGGCCCTGACCGCAGTTGAAGGAACCGTTCGCTACATCGACCCATCGTTCAACCTGGTGGAGGCGGCCGAGCCTTTCGCGAAGCGTCTCGTGCGCGAGCGGATGAAGCCTGCATCTGTTCTGAAAACCCTCGGTAAGGCGGGTGCCGACTACGCAGAATTCCTGGCGCACCTGCCCACAAGACTTGATCGAGTGCTGGACCTTGCGGCAAGCGGACAGCTCAAGGTCAAGTGGGAGTTGGAGGGCGCGCGCAGGGTTTTCAAAGAACTGACCCTCCTGGTCAACCGGCTCGCCCTGAGCGTGGTGCTGGCGAGCATCATCGTCAGCACCGCTCTCATCGCCCAGTCCGCGCCTGCGGTGCTGATATGGCGATTTCCTTTGGCCGAGGCAAGTTTCGTGCTCGCTCTAGTCTTCGGGGTTTGGCTTGTTGTGTCCATCCTGCGGTCGAGACGATTCTGA
- a CDS encoding GntR family transcriptional regulator: MVHPGIDRAKPVPLYHQLKESLRERIEAGEWSPGSQIPTEKELAAEYGVSQITVRQALARLVTEGLVERCQGRGTFVSQPSLVQDILDLGGFSAGFASAGVGIETRLLGAGIVPASEGVAKHLKLNQGSPVIEVRRLRLTGNGVPISLQTSYMPSDLCRPVLERDLARESLFTLLTDVCGLELARAEEVLSAVAVDEYEAKILLVAPGSPAFLVRRTTFDKNGTPVEFVKSVLRGDRCKFTATLTPRANGRASGMRVETGMSASPAERGEQTIGIKTQVS; this comes from the coding sequence GTGGTTCACCCGGGCATCGACAGGGCAAAGCCCGTGCCCCTATATCATCAGTTGAAAGAGTCTCTTCGCGAGCGAATAGAGGCCGGGGAGTGGTCTCCGGGGTCGCAAATCCCCACGGAGAAAGAACTTGCCGCCGAGTATGGCGTGAGCCAGATAACTGTGAGGCAAGCCCTCGCGCGCCTCGTCACGGAAGGCCTGGTGGAGAGGTGTCAGGGGCGGGGCACATTTGTGTCACAGCCTTCGCTCGTGCAAGACATCCTGGACCTTGGAGGTTTCTCGGCGGGATTTGCCAGCGCCGGCGTAGGGATCGAGACCCGGTTGCTCGGTGCCGGCATCGTTCCTGCAAGCGAGGGCGTCGCCAAGCACCTGAAGCTGAACCAGGGCAGCCCCGTCATCGAGGTCCGTCGCCTCCGGCTCACGGGCAACGGTGTGCCCATATCCCTCCAAACGTCTTACATGCCCAGCGACCTCTGTCGCCCCGTCCTGGAGCGCGACCTTGCGCGTGAGTCTCTCTTCACCCTTCTCACCGACGTGTGCGGTCTTGAGCTTGCGCGGGCAGAAGAGGTGCTCAGCGCGGTCGCGGTCGACGAGTACGAGGCGAAGATCTTGCTCGTGGCCCCTGGGAGCCCCGCCTTCTTAGTGCGAAGGACGACGTTCGACAAGAACGGAACCCCGGTTGAGTTCGTAAAATCCGTGCTGCGAGGTGATAGATGCAAGTTTACAGCGACGCTGACTCCGAGGGCAAACGGACGAGCAAGCGGAATGCGGGTGGAAACGGGGATGAGCGCGAGCCCCGCGGAAAGAGGAGAGCAGACGATCGGGATCAAGACGCAGGTATCCTGA
- a CDS encoding ECF transporter S component codes for MGTNPKVEGDLRKTYWTPRRVARMAIFVALSAVGSIIKIPSPTGTVALDSCPGYFSAVSFGWLEGGIVAAIGHIFTAATTGFPLSVPVHILVAVEMAVFAAAFWWINKRLGIIPAIIAATFLNGVVAAFVMVPIGGMGLAVGLLAPLTVGSAVNIIIAAVAYAIVKRSNMI; via the coding sequence ATGGGAACGAACCCCAAAGTTGAAGGTGACCTGCGCAAGACTTACTGGACTCCTAGGCGTGTCGCTCGGATGGCAATATTCGTGGCGCTGAGCGCCGTAGGCTCAATCATCAAGATTCCGAGCCCGACCGGCACGGTAGCGCTTGACTCATGCCCCGGCTACTTCAGCGCAGTGTCTTTCGGCTGGCTCGAAGGCGGGATCGTCGCCGCGATCGGGCACATCTTCACGGCAGCCACGACCGGCTTCCCGCTCAGCGTGCCCGTTCACATCCTGGTCGCCGTTGAAATGGCCGTCTTCGCCGCAGCCTTCTGGTGGATCAACAAGAGGCTTGGCATCATACCTGCGATAATCGCGGCCACGTTCCTGAACGGGGTGGTGGCTGCCTTCGTGATGGTCCCGATCGGCGGCATGGGGCTTGCGGTCGGGCTCCTAGCACCGCTCACGGTGGGGTCCGCCGTCAACATCATCATCGCAGCCGTGGCGTACGCGATCGTCAAGCGCAGCAACATGATCTGA
- a CDS encoding selenophosphate synthase, with amino-acid sequence MPESSPREFEMSQIERELAELAGFAGAGPRDIDLPPDSSPEAAGTILRHRVAKCRDLTLVRLAGPYYMVIACDSDGGIGPKPHDTVKVPGYLVGRFAARVPLMEMLASGARPLVIVDALSVELEPTGREIIGGVRFEASLAGIEGDGAVTGSTEDNVPTVATGVGVTVIGLAEERRLRPGTGLPGDIVAAVGIPKSAPGDAVTVDDPEIADVPTVMKLARLAQVHDILPVGSKGIEYEARQMAASAGLSLVMTPDPGLNTKKSAGPSTCVLVSVAASRGGYAQMNTDMDTDAHAEAEAEAEAEEADAERAALREIARAVGKPVALVGRLVRT; translated from the coding sequence ATGCCAGAATCAAGTCCGCGTGAATTCGAAATGTCTCAGATAGAGCGAGAGCTGGCAGAACTGGCAGGGTTCGCCGGGGCAGGCCCGAGAGACATCGACCTGCCCCCGGATTCTTCGCCCGAAGCGGCAGGAACGATCCTTCGGCACCGCGTCGCGAAGTGTCGCGACCTGACGCTGGTTCGGCTTGCAGGTCCTTATTACATGGTGATCGCGTGCGACTCGGACGGCGGGATAGGCCCGAAACCGCACGACACGGTGAAGGTACCGGGCTACCTCGTCGGGCGGTTCGCGGCGCGCGTGCCACTCATGGAGATGCTCGCCAGCGGCGCGCGCCCGCTGGTGATTGTGGATGCCCTGAGCGTAGAATTGGAGCCTACAGGCAGGGAGATCATCGGAGGCGTGAGGTTCGAAGCTAGTCTTGCAGGAATCGAAGGCGATGGAGCGGTCACCGGTAGCACAGAAGACAACGTGCCCACGGTCGCAACAGGCGTCGGGGTTACGGTCATAGGACTTGCCGAGGAGCGCCGCTTGAGGCCAGGCACTGGTCTCCCAGGCGACATCGTCGCAGCTGTCGGGATCCCTAAGAGTGCACCCGGAGATGCCGTGACGGTCGATGATCCTGAGATCGCAGACGTCCCCACAGTGATGAAGTTGGCACGCTTGGCGCAGGTTCACGACATCCTGCCTGTCGGCTCCAAGGGAATTGAGTATGAGGCGCGCCAGATGGCGGCATCGGCCGGCCTTTCCTTGGTCATGACCCCAGACCCCGGCCTGAATACAAAGAAATCCGCGGGTCCCTCCACGTGCGTCCTGGTATCAGTCGCCGCCAGCCGTGGCGGGTACGCGCAGATGAATACGGACATGGATACGGACGCGCACGCGGAGGCGGAAGCGGAGGCAGAGGCAGAAGAGGCGGACGCGGAACGCGCGGCGCTCCGTGAGATCGCCCGGGCGGTGGGGAAGCCCGTGGCCCTTGTCGGCCGTCTCGTTCGTACCTGA